Proteins encoded by one window of Lycium barbarum isolate Lr01 chromosome 11, ASM1917538v2, whole genome shotgun sequence:
- the LOC132617760 gene encoding probable pectinesterase 8: protein MNPKAIYFPVLIAIVAVLASTRYMNPPRTYFNCILDRFSTASSFSVSRSHHHDHHHHTDDDKPKQSPCDKFSPNFPTIDTSTTSILCVDHNGCCNFTRVQAAVDAVGNFSAKRSLIWINNGIYFEKVIIPKTKPNITFQGQGYTTTAIVWNDTANSANGTFYSGSVQVFSTNFIAKNISFMNVAPMPVPGAVGAQAVAIRIAGDEAAFWGCGFFGAQDTLHDDRGRHYFKDCYIQGSIDFIFGNGKSLYENCQLISIASPVAAGVKSINGAVTANGKSTKDENSGFAFVNCTLGGTGWIWLGRAWRPYSTVVFANTYMTDIVAPEGWNDFNDPSRDQTIFYGEYNCSGAGSNMSLRASYVQRLNDTQIVPFLNSSFIDADLWLQSFSS from the exons ATGAATCCTAAGGCCATATATTTCCCAGTTTTAATAGCAATTGTTGCTGTTTTGGCATCAACTCGTTACATGAATCCACCCCGAACGTACTTCAATTGCATTCTTGATCGTTTCTCTACAGCATCATCGTTCAGTGTTAGTCGTAGTCACCACCATGATCATCATCATCACACTGACGATGATAAGCCAAAACAATCACCCTGTGACAAATTTTCACCCAATTTTCCCACTATAGACACAAGTACAACGTCCATTCTCTGCGTTGATCATAATGGTTGTTGCAATTTCACCAGAGTGCAAGCTGCTGTTGATGCTGTTGGGAATTTTAGTGCGAAAAGAAGCTTAATATGGATAAACAATGGCATTTATTT TGAAAAGGTGATTATTCCAAAAACAAAACCTAACATCACATTTCAAGGGCAAGGGTATACGACCACAGCTATTGTATGGAATGACACAGCCAATTCTGCAAATGGCACATTTTACAGTGGCTCTGTCCAAGTTTTCTCTACCAATTTCATTGCCAAGAATATAAGTTTCATG AATGTAGCTCCAATGCCGGTGCCAGGGGCGGTAGGAGCACAGGCAGTGGCGATTAGGATAGCCGGAGATGAGGCTGCCTTCTGGGGTTGTGGATTTTTCGGAGCACAGGATACTCTTCATGACGATAGGGGTCGCCATTACTTCAAGGATTGTTATATTCAAGGTTCCATCGACTTCATTTTTGGCAATGGCAAATCACTCTACGAG AACTGCCAATTGATATCAATAGCAAGTCCAGTAGCAGCAGGAGTGAAGTCGATAAACGGGGCAGTAACAGCAAACGGCAAGTCCACCAAAGACGAAAACAGTGGCTTTGCATTCGTGAATTGCACTTTGGGAGGCACTGGTTGGATTTGGTTAGGGCGTGCGTGGAGGCCTTACTCGACCGTCGTCTTTGCTAACACTTACATGACTGACATCGTGGCTCCCGAGGGCTGGAACGACTTCAACGACCCTTCAAGAGACCA GACAATATTCTATGGAGAGTACAACTGCTCAGGAGCAGGATCCAATATGTCGCTGAGAGCGTCATATGTTCAAAGACTAAATGATACACAAATTGTTCCCTTCCTCAACTCCTCTTTCATTGATGCTGATCTATGGCTCCAATCTTTCTCCTCTTAG
- the LOC132619548 gene encoding uncharacterized protein LOC132619548, with amino-acid sequence MPAACSDVSLARRRVASGGVLLAIDKVWNGYIQTITDRSGTSMLGAVDDRLFSQGIAFDNGLPFIGFKVTKFLVDLNIKRITSSPYYPSANSQAESTNKTIIQNLKMKLEDAKCVWPSKLLEVLWAYRTTAKYSTKKTPFSLVYGVEVLIPVKFGIPSSRYIRAKEQSNSDAMLVKLDLLEEHIDLTYIQMMALKQRMERYYNRHTNLLHFKLGELVHHKVTHNTKDASAGKLGSNWECPYKVTGVAGKGSYQLKEEDGNKLPRNWILS; translated from the exons ATGCCAGCGGCATGCTCAGATGTTTCACTAGCCAGGCGAAGAGTTGCATCCGGCGGTGTCCTCTTAGCTATTGATAAAGTGTGGAATGGATATATTCAGACCATTACTGACCGATCGGGGACAAGTATGCTTGGTGCTGTTGATGATCGACTATTTTCCCAA GGAATAGCCTTTGATAACGGCCTACCGTTTATCGGGTTTAAGGTCACTAAATTTCTCGTGGACTTAAATATCAAGCGCATCACCTCATCCCCCTATTACCCTAGTGCTAATAGTCAGGCGGAGTCAACCAACAAAACTATTATCCAAAATTTGAAGATGAAATTGGAAGACGCCAAATGCGTATGGCCGTCTAAATTGCTTGAGGTACTTTGGGCCTACAGAACCACGGCAAAATATAGTACGAAGAAAACTCCTTTCTCCCTCGTATATGGGGTAGAGGTGTTAATTCCGGTTAAATTTGGTATCCCAAGTTCAAGGTATATTCGAGCTAAAGAACAATCCAATAGTGATGCAATGTTGGTCAAACTAGATTTACTTGAGGAACACATAGATCTGACATACATCCAGATGATGGCTCTAAAGCAGCGGATGGAACGTTATTACAATCGTCATACTAACCTCCTACACTTTAAACTCGGGGAATTGGTACACCACAAAGTGACACACAATACTAAAGATGCTAGTGCTGGAAAGCTTGGGTCGAATTGGGAATGCCCTTATAAAGTTACCGGTGTAGCCGGTAAAGGGTCATATCAACTGAAAGAAGAAGATGGAAATAAACTACCAAGAAATTGGATCCTTAGCTAA